In Helianthus annuus cultivar XRQ/B chromosome 8, HanXRQr2.0-SUNRISE, whole genome shotgun sequence, a single genomic region encodes these proteins:
- the LOC110871574 gene encoding pentatricopeptide repeat-containing protein At3g04130, mitochondrial-like, producing MPRITVKKIYVLGSYVVYPSEKSARRRLKSLNFTSNALANHEKYSTDSSENINLIVSKVKAGRTYDEVFHSLLQDQACNTIPISHNLVSQLLYRFKDDWKSALGVFKWAESHETYTPSSDSYETMLDILGKTKQMEKMMSLLEQMNQRHLVTIGSIAKVMRRLCGAGKWEDAVIIFDELHKFGLEKNTESMNLLLDTLCKEGKVEQARKIFLELKSCIAPSAYTFNIFVHGWCKVNQVNEAHWTIQEMKVYGYNPSVISYSTIIESYCRNSNFNKAYELLDEMQAQNCPPNVVTFTTIMCYLKKNEEYYEALQIPEKMKLFGCKPDTLFYNALIHTLAKAGRVQEAVNVFEVELPSSGIFPDTSTFNSMITMFCHHGMDQEALNVLKKMESSQLCRPDIQSFSPLLKMCFRKGKTDVLLGNLLDEMVNKHHISFDLATYTLLIHGLCRANKCDWAYGFFKEMIDKDIAPRYYTCALLLDELKQKYNYVAADYVEGYMKQMKSS from the exons ATGCCGAGAATCACAGTGAAAAAAATCTATGTTCTTGGATCTTATGTGGTTTATCCCTCTGAAAAGTCTGCTCGTCGTCGTTTGAAATCGTTAAATTTCACGAGCAATGCACTTGCCAATCACGAAAAGTACAGTACCGATTCATCAGAAAACATCAACTTAATCGTTTCAAAGGTTAAAGCTGGACGAACCTACGATGAAGTTTTTCACTCTCTATTACAAGATCAAGCTTGTAACACGATACCCATATCTCATAATCTTGTTTCTCAGTTACTGTATCGATTCAAAGATGATTGGAAGTCTGCATTAGGCGTGTTTAAATGGGCGGAATCACACGAAACATACACACCGTCATCAGACTCGTACGAAACAATGCTGGACATATTaggaaaaacaaaacaaatggaAAAGATGATGTCACTACTCGAGCAGATGAATCAACGTCATCTTGTTACAATCGGCAGTATAGCAAAAGTCATGAGAAGACTTTGCGGGGCCGGAAAATGGGAAGATGCGGTAATAATATTTGACGAGTTGCATAAATTCGGATTGGAAAAGAACACCGAATCGATGAATCTTTTACTCGACACGCTCTGCAAAGAAGGTAAAGTCGAGCAGGCGCGTAAAATTTTCTTGGAATTAAAATCATGCATCGCGCCGTCCGCTTATACGTTTAACATATTTGTACACGGTTGGTGTAAAGTTAATCAGGTCAACGAAGCGCATTGGACTATCCAAGAAATGAAAGTGTACGGGTATAACCCGTCGGTTATATCGTATTCCACCATCATCGAATCATATTGTCGCAATTCCAACTTCAACAAAGCATATGAACTGCTCGATGAAATGCAAGCGCAAAACTGTCCTCCTAACGTTGTAACGTTCACCACCATCATGTGTTATTTGAAGAAAAACGAGGAATATTATGAAGCGTTACAGATACCCGAGAAAATGAAGTTATTTGGATGCAAGCCCGATACGCTTTTCTACAACGCGTTGATTCATACATTAGCGAAAGCGGGCCGTGTTCAAGAAGCTGTGAACGTATTTGAGGTTGAACTGCCGAGTTCTGGTATTTTTCCGGACACGTCTACGTTTAATTCGATGATTACGATGTTTTGTCATCATGGTATGGATCAAGAAGCGCTAAATGTTTTAAAAAAGATGGAAAGTTCGCAACTTTGTAGACCCGATATTCAGTCGTTTAGTCCCTTACTCAAGATGTGTTTTCGAAAGGGAAAGACCGATGTGTTATTGGGTAATTTGTTGGATGAAATGGTCAATAAGCATCATATTAGCTTTGATTTGGCTACGTACACTCTTTTGATCCACGGGTTATGTCGAGCGAATAAATGCGATTGGGCGTATGGGTTCTttaag GAGATGATAGATAAAGATATTGCACCGAGATATTATACGTGTGCTTTGCTTCTCGATGAACTCAAGCAGAAGTATAATTATGTTGCTGCTGATTATGTTGAAGGTTATATGAAGCAGATGAAGTCATCTTGA